In a single window of the Bacillus rossius redtenbacheri isolate Brsri chromosome 8, Brsri_v3, whole genome shotgun sequence genome:
- the LOC134534789 gene encoding prolactin regulatory element-binding protein isoform X2: MNCATRHSGRKCFLVAGQESHCQFYHVNISVVDVRENGSSAGKKEDHSNKPRRRRKSGSEEKSPDPDVKTENVDSNGNSYRKLQFVIKPNDSVQTDFSEKEPVQRVVRIGRSGKLMATAGTDGYVRLWSFPAMEKKLDIQAHSKEVDDVDFSPDEKWVASISKDSTCVLWDTESGKKVGELKWPAAGEAKYLFKRCRFSTVEENPGASRLFSIANPVGRPGRHKSYLQLWDPSQGELRRDAPFTESLSALAVSDSGRFVAVGTMFSGSVSMHVSFSLQRVLWVKGAHSMFVTGLEFLPQALDGPPVTSTAEAAVLSISVDNRVCIHSLAHRRSMPFWLAILLIVVTMFSAFVFCSYVGL, from the exons ATGAACTGCGCCACCCGCCACAGTGGTCGCAAGTGTTTCCTAGTGGCTGGCCAGGAGAGCCACTGCCAGTTCTACCACGTCAACATTAGCGTGGTGGACGTCCGTGAGAACGGCAGCTCAGCGGGGAAGAAAG AAGATCATTCCAACAAGCCTCGAAGGAGAAGGAAGTCTGGTAGTGAAGAAAAATCTCCTGATCCAGATGTCAAGACTGAAAATGTTGATAGCAATGGAAACTCTTATCGGAAACTTCAGTTTGTAATCAAGCCAAATGATAGTGTGCAGACAGATTTCAG CGAGAAGGAGCCAGTCCAGCGAGTGGTGCGGATTGGTCGCTCAGGGAAGCTGATGGCGACGGCGGGCACTGACGGCTACGTGCGACTGTGGAGCTTCCCGGCCATGGAGAAGAAGCTGGACATCCAGGCTCACAGCAAAGAAGTGGACGACGTCGATTTCAGTCCGGACGAGAAGTGG GTTGCAAGCATATCAAAAGATAGTACCTGTGTTCTTTGGGATACAGAGTCGGGGAAAAAAGTTGGTGAGCTAAAATGGCCAGCTGCCGGAGAAGCGAAGTATTTATTCAAAAGATGCAG GTTCAGCACGGTGGAAGAGAACCCGGGGGCCAGCCGACTGTTCAGCATCGCCAACCCGGTGGGGCGGCCGGGCAGGCACAAGTCGTACCTGCAGCTGTGGGACCCCAGCCAGGGGGAGCTGCGCAGGGACGCGCCCTTCACCGAGAGCCTGTCGGCCCTGGCGGTCAGTGACAGCGGGAGGTTCGTGGCGGTGGGGACCATGTTCAGCGGCAGCGTCTCCATGCACGTCTCCTTCAGCCTGCAG AGAGTGCTGTGGGTGAAGGGAGCCCACAGCATGTTCGTGACGGGCCTGGAGTTCCTGCCGCAGGCTCTGGACGGCCCGCCGGTCACCAGCACCGCGGAGGCGGCCGTCCTCAGCATCTCGGTGGACAACAGGGTCTGCATACACAGCCTCGCCCACAGGA GGTCTATGCCGTTTTGGTTGGCGATCCTGCTCATCGTTGTCACAATGTTCAGTGCATTTGTGTTCTGCAGCTACGTGGGCTTGTGA
- the LOC134534789 gene encoding prolactin regulatory element-binding protein isoform X1, translating to MPSIRRKEDGLLARVNFPLYAIQMLTSRHVLVAGGGGSANTGVANGFEIFELSHDGERFVAEEVIRHETGPVVVMNCATRHSGRKCFLVAGQESHCQFYHVNISVVDVRENGSSAGKKEDHSNKPRRRRKSGSEEKSPDPDVKTENVDSNGNSYRKLQFVIKPNDSVQTDFSEKEPVQRVVRIGRSGKLMATAGTDGYVRLWSFPAMEKKLDIQAHSKEVDDVDFSPDEKWVASISKDSTCVLWDTESGKKVGELKWPAAGEAKYLFKRCRFSTVEENPGASRLFSIANPVGRPGRHKSYLQLWDPSQGELRRDAPFTESLSALAVSDSGRFVAVGTMFSGSVSMHVSFSLQRVLWVKGAHSMFVTGLEFLPQALDGPPVTSTAEAAVLSISVDNRVCIHSLAHRRSMPFWLAILLIVVTMFSAFVFCSYVGL from the exons ATGCCGTCCATACGAAGGAAGGAAGATGGACTTCTCGCCCGCGTCAATTTTCCACTGTATGCAATTCAAATGCTGACAAGTCGACATGTTTTGGTTGCTGGTGGCGGTGGTTCAGCAAATACTGGTGTAGCAAACGGGTTT GAGATCTTTGAGCTCTCCCATGACGGCGAGCGGTTTGTTGCAGAAGAAGTAATACGCCATGAAACTGGGCCGGTGGTGGTCATGAACTGCGCCACCCGCCACAGTGGTCGCAAGTGTTTCCTAGTGGCTGGCCAGGAGAGCCACTGCCAGTTCTACCACGTCAACATTAGCGTGGTGGACGTCCGTGAGAACGGCAGCTCAGCGGGGAAGAAAG AAGATCATTCCAACAAGCCTCGAAGGAGAAGGAAGTCTGGTAGTGAAGAAAAATCTCCTGATCCAGATGTCAAGACTGAAAATGTTGATAGCAATGGAAACTCTTATCGGAAACTTCAGTTTGTAATCAAGCCAAATGATAGTGTGCAGACAGATTTCAG CGAGAAGGAGCCAGTCCAGCGAGTGGTGCGGATTGGTCGCTCAGGGAAGCTGATGGCGACGGCGGGCACTGACGGCTACGTGCGACTGTGGAGCTTCCCGGCCATGGAGAAGAAGCTGGACATCCAGGCTCACAGCAAAGAAGTGGACGACGTCGATTTCAGTCCGGACGAGAAGTGG GTTGCAAGCATATCAAAAGATAGTACCTGTGTTCTTTGGGATACAGAGTCGGGGAAAAAAGTTGGTGAGCTAAAATGGCCAGCTGCCGGAGAAGCGAAGTATTTATTCAAAAGATGCAG GTTCAGCACGGTGGAAGAGAACCCGGGGGCCAGCCGACTGTTCAGCATCGCCAACCCGGTGGGGCGGCCGGGCAGGCACAAGTCGTACCTGCAGCTGTGGGACCCCAGCCAGGGGGAGCTGCGCAGGGACGCGCCCTTCACCGAGAGCCTGTCGGCCCTGGCGGTCAGTGACAGCGGGAGGTTCGTGGCGGTGGGGACCATGTTCAGCGGCAGCGTCTCCATGCACGTCTCCTTCAGCCTGCAG AGAGTGCTGTGGGTGAAGGGAGCCCACAGCATGTTCGTGACGGGCCTGGAGTTCCTGCCGCAGGCTCTGGACGGCCCGCCGGTCACCAGCACCGCGGAGGCGGCCGTCCTCAGCATCTCGGTGGACAACAGGGTCTGCATACACAGCCTCGCCCACAGGA GGTCTATGCCGTTTTGGTTGGCGATCCTGCTCATCGTTGTCACAATGTTCAGTGCATTTGTGTTCTGCAGCTACGTGGGCTTGTGA